Proteins from one Pirellulaceae bacterium genomic window:
- a CDS encoding peptidylprolyl isomerase yields MANPVATFETSLGSFKVEIYQDKMPKTAQNFIDLAESGFYNGLHFHRVINGFMIQFGCPHSKDPNSGRAGTGGPPHGTIEDEHPADAKLSNEPGTLSMANTGQPNSGGSQFFINTVHNDYLDWFTAGASKHPVFGKITEGMDIVTQIENTPCGPNDRPATPIQVISITIS; encoded by the coding sequence ATGGCGAATCCCGTCGCAACTTTCGAAACCAGTTTGGGATCTTTCAAAGTGGAGATCTATCAGGATAAGATGCCGAAAACGGCACAGAATTTTATCGATCTTGCGGAATCTGGATTTTACAACGGCTTACACTTTCACCGTGTAATCAATGGATTCATGATCCAGTTTGGTTGTCCACACAGCAAAGATCCCAACAGCGGCCGAGCCGGAACGGGGGGCCCCCCCCATGGAACCATTGAGGATGAGCACCCGGCCGACGCCAAGCTGTCGAATGAACCAGGGACGCTCTCGATGGCCAACACAGGACAGCCAAATAGTGGTGGCTCGCAGTTCTTCATCAACACGGTGCACAACGATTATCTGGACTGGTTCACAGCCGGTGCGTCAAAACATCCTGTGTTCGGAAAGATCACGGAAGGCATGGATATTGTCACTCAAATCGAGAACACGCCTTGTGGTCCCAATGATCGTCCAGCCACTCCCATTCAAGTCATCAGCATCACGATTTCCTGA
- a CDS encoding DinB family protein, translated as MARPKLEIAIKNLEFAREYTHSLLEDIGPDDWFRQPTEGVTHLAWQVGHLAMAEYALTMIRIRGKEPEDAEFISSDFFKQFKKGRIPAPDPAQYPAPVEIRLVFDRVHERALEELRGYSDKDLEESLPAPTSVFDTKLGSVFFCSNHEMMHAGQIGLLRRLLGKAPVR; from the coding sequence ATGGCTCGACCCAAGCTTGAGATCGCAATCAAGAATCTTGAATTCGCACGCGAATATACACACAGCCTGCTGGAAGATATCGGACCGGACGACTGGTTTCGGCAGCCAACCGAAGGCGTCACCCATCTTGCTTGGCAAGTCGGTCACCTCGCGATGGCTGAATATGCATTGACAATGATTCGAATTCGCGGCAAAGAACCGGAAGACGCAGAATTCATTTCGAGCGACTTCTTCAAGCAATTCAAAAAGGGTCGCATCCCAGCTCCGGATCCAGCTCAATACCCTGCCCCGGTTGAAATCCGCTTGGTATTTGACCGCGTTCATGAGCGCGCTTTGGAAGAACTGAGAGGCTACAGCGACAAGGATCTCGAGGAAAGCCTGCCAGCGCCAACATCGGTCTTCGACACGAAACTGGGTTCTGTCTTTTTTTGCTCGAACCATGAGATGATGCATGCGGGACAAATTGGCTTGCTACGGCGACTGCTGGGCAAAGCCCCCGTGCGATAA
- a CDS encoding purine-nucleoside phosphorylase encodes MLELYGQIEETVAAIRSKWNQTPEVGIILGTGLGSLVEQIDVEATFDYEELPHFPRSTAISHAGRLVCGNLCGLPVMAMEGRLHMYEGYTLKQITLPVRIMKALGTEMLIVSNACGGMNPYYQCGDLMVIDDHINLMGDNPLIGINDDRLGPRFPDMCEPYDQELIETALGIARQQDMTLHRGVFVAVAGPNLETRAEYRFLRTIGADVVGMSTVPEVIVAAHCGLRVVGFSIVTDLCFPDSLKPAVVEEIIGHANAAEPKLRALVMGVIERKAAKN; translated from the coding sequence ATGCTCGAACTCTACGGTCAAATCGAAGAAACGGTGGCCGCGATCCGCTCGAAATGGAACCAAACTCCAGAGGTCGGCATCATCCTAGGCACGGGACTGGGCAGCCTGGTTGAACAAATCGATGTTGAGGCGACATTCGACTACGAAGAGCTGCCACATTTTCCTCGCTCAACTGCGATTAGCCACGCTGGCCGCCTTGTCTGTGGCAATCTGTGTGGCCTTCCCGTGATGGCGATGGAAGGTCGGCTGCATATGTACGAAGGATATACCCTCAAACAAATCACGCTTCCTGTTCGAATCATGAAGGCGCTTGGCACCGAAATGCTAATCGTCTCGAACGCGTGCGGAGGCATGAATCCCTACTATCAATGCGGCGACCTGATGGTCATCGATGATCACATTAACCTGATGGGTGACAACCCATTGATCGGGATCAACGACGATCGACTCGGACCTCGCTTTCCTGACATGTGCGAGCCCTATGACCAGGAACTGATCGAAACGGCTCTGGGAATCGCCCGTCAACAAGACATGACATTGCATCGGGGGGTGTTCGTCGCCGTGGCCGGCCCTAACTTGGAAACCCGTGCCGAATACCGCTTCCTGCGAACTATCGGGGCTGACGTGGTGGGTATGTCGACCGTCCCCGAAGTCATTGTCGCCGCCCACTGCGGTTTGCGGGTGGTCGGCTTCTCGATCGTCACCGACCTCTGCTTTCCCGATTCCCTGAAACCGGCGGTCGTCGAAGAGATCATCGGTCACGCAAACGCGGCTGAACCAAAACTTCGCGCGTTGGTGATGGGAGTCATCGAGAGAAAAGCGGCAAAAAATTGA
- a CDS encoding formylmethanofuran dehydrogenase subunit B, with protein MSIAETPRDSDELRIVEDATCTFCGCVCDDIDLHVKGHQIVKARRACVLGKAWFLNHEIEDRPACLIEGKPASVADGIERAAQILSSARYPLTYGLSDTTSESQRVAVSISDWIGGLVDTTTSVCHGPSGMAFQGVGEVTASLGEVRNRGDLIIFWGSNPAESHPRHFTKYSLMPKGMFVPNGRKDRTCVIVDVRKTKSAKAADIFLQIKPRCDFEALWILRALASDIELDADQVLKDTGLELAVWQDLMDRMKAAKFGVIFFGMGLTMTRGKHANSEALLALTRDMNQYTRFVCKPNRGHGNVTGADNVVAWRTGFPFGVNLTRGFPRFNPGEYTASDVLARGEADAAMIIASDPMANFSQPARDHLKSIPYVAFDPKETPTTRHATVAFSVATYGINVPGTVYRMDDIPIPLRPAFESPFPSDFEVLTRIEKRVRQLKGHDVGNS; from the coding sequence ATGTCGATAGCCGAAACGCCGCGTGATTCTGACGAATTGCGGATTGTAGAAGATGCCACTTGCACGTTCTGTGGCTGTGTTTGTGATGATATTGATTTGCATGTCAAAGGACATCAAATCGTGAAGGCTCGCCGTGCGTGCGTGCTGGGAAAGGCATGGTTTCTCAATCACGAAATCGAAGATCGGCCTGCCTGTTTAATCGAAGGTAAACCAGCGTCGGTTGCCGATGGGATTGAACGTGCGGCTCAGATTCTTTCATCCGCCCGATATCCGCTGACCTACGGCCTGAGCGATACTACTTCCGAATCGCAACGCGTGGCGGTGAGTATTAGTGATTGGATTGGCGGTTTAGTCGATACGACGACCAGCGTCTGTCACGGCCCCTCCGGCATGGCCTTCCAAGGTGTGGGAGAAGTGACTGCGTCATTGGGCGAGGTTCGGAATCGTGGAGATCTGATTATCTTTTGGGGATCGAATCCGGCTGAGAGTCATCCACGACACTTCACAAAATACAGTTTGATGCCCAAAGGCATGTTCGTGCCCAATGGTCGAAAAGATCGCACCTGTGTGATCGTTGATGTTAGAAAAACCAAATCTGCCAAGGCCGCAGATATTTTTCTGCAAATTAAGCCTCGCTGTGATTTTGAAGCTCTGTGGATCTTGCGGGCTTTGGCAAGCGATATCGAACTGGATGCCGACCAGGTGTTGAAAGATACCGGTTTGGAGTTGGCTGTTTGGCAGGACCTGATGGACCGTATGAAGGCGGCCAAATTCGGCGTGATTTTCTTCGGGATGGGCCTGACGATGACGCGCGGTAAACACGCAAATAGTGAAGCTTTGTTGGCTTTGACTCGCGATATGAATCAGTATACTCGATTTGTCTGTAAGCCAAATCGAGGTCATGGCAATGTGACAGGCGCGGACAATGTCGTCGCTTGGCGCACAGGTTTTCCATTCGGTGTGAATTTGACGAGAGGTTTTCCGCGGTTCAACCCAGGGGAATACACCGCTTCGGATGTCTTGGCGCGTGGCGAGGCCGACGCTGCCATGATCATTGCCAGTGATCCGATGGCGAACTTCAGCCAACCGGCGCGAGATCACCTTAAGTCGATTCCTTATGTCGCGTTTGATCCGAAGGAAACTCCGACCACACGACACGCCACCGTCGCTTTCTCTGTGGCCACATACGGAATTAACGTGCCGGGAACGGTCTATCGGATGGATGACATCCCAATTCCACTGCGGCCAGCCTTTGAATCCCCTTTTCCGAGCGATTTCGAGGTCTTGACCCGCATCGAGAAACGTGTCCGGCAATTGAAGGGACACGACGTGGGGAATTCATGA
- a CDS encoding sulfatase-like hydrolase/transferase — MVEASQEKRRAVVLVIDRLGAGYLGPFGNTWIDTPGFNQLASQSLLVDQAWVDSPQLNSLYRTLWQGGHAALEPSQGDRCLAEIIRAAGHPSCLISDEPEVAAHPLHSGFDQVEVVVTADGVKTEIEDTNVARLFSFAEQAIESQEHDLIWIHSQGMQGCWDAPLELRDYYVEEDDPEPPRGDARPNQQLPVDFDRDELQAWIWAYAGQVAMIDACLSMLLETLDRANSPTLFVLMGARGYPLGEHGIIGEADLSLHSELLHVPLLMRVPGQATHSVRCQQFVQPDMLNETLNEWFRVDGNWSHSLLRLLESPSLPWPQQAIAQANQQWMLHTPTWLARLDETGSETNCQLYLKPDDYWDFNDVSDRCPDVVAEFKELLRKVRAVSNDANWQRLEPLHELLLTALN, encoded by the coding sequence ATGGTTGAAGCAAGTCAGGAAAAACGCCGTGCAGTCGTCCTGGTGATCGATCGGCTCGGGGCGGGATATTTGGGCCCTTTCGGCAACACCTGGATCGACACGCCTGGCTTCAATCAACTGGCATCCCAGTCGCTCCTGGTCGACCAAGCTTGGGTCGATTCGCCGCAGTTGAATTCGCTCTATCGCACTCTCTGGCAAGGTGGGCATGCGGCTCTTGAGCCGTCTCAAGGTGACCGTTGTCTCGCGGAAATAATTCGAGCAGCGGGCCATCCGTCATGCCTGATTAGCGACGAACCCGAGGTGGCTGCACATCCTTTGCACTCGGGGTTCGACCAGGTCGAAGTTGTGGTCACCGCTGATGGGGTGAAAACCGAAATCGAAGACACCAACGTGGCCCGTTTGTTTTCCTTTGCGGAGCAAGCGATTGAGAGTCAAGAACATGATCTGATTTGGATTCACAGTCAGGGAATGCAGGGTTGTTGGGACGCACCGCTTGAGCTTCGCGATTACTACGTTGAGGAAGACGATCCCGAGCCGCCTCGTGGTGATGCTCGTCCCAATCAGCAACTTCCTGTCGATTTCGATCGTGATGAATTACAGGCTTGGATTTGGGCTTATGCGGGGCAGGTCGCAATGATCGACGCCTGCTTGTCGATGTTGCTAGAGACACTCGACCGCGCGAATTCTCCGACTTTGTTCGTGCTAATGGGCGCTCGCGGCTATCCGCTGGGAGAACACGGTATTATCGGTGAGGCAGATCTCAGCTTGCACTCCGAACTCCTGCATGTACCTCTTTTAATGCGAGTGCCAGGCCAAGCCACCCATTCGGTTCGCTGTCAACAATTCGTTCAACCCGACATGTTAAATGAAACGTTGAATGAATGGTTTCGAGTGGATGGCAACTGGTCGCACAGTCTCTTGCGTTTGCTCGAATCGCCTAGCTTACCCTGGCCTCAACAGGCGATTGCTCAGGCGAATCAGCAATGGATGCTTCATACGCCCACTTGGCTCGCTAGACTCGATGAGACTGGCTCGGAAACGAACTGCCAGTTGTATCTCAAACCCGATGATTATTGGGATTTCAACGATGTGTCGGATCGATGTCCCGATGTCGTGGCAGAATTTAAAGAGCTTTTACGGAAAGTCAGAGCCGTCTCGAACGACGCGAATTGGCAACGGCTTGAGCCGTTGCACGAGCTGCTGTTAACCGCTCTGAACTGA
- a CDS encoding family 10 glycosylhydrolase → MAVFALSCARIWQKLLLPIVIVGCCAHGVLADTDLRLHIAWGGGVERQWGGRVMLVDGGTMRDLSLLGMDADEPGTITQRGQQLLISQRRNRNYDGLEITVTAPLTSKLRVELLAAGERTARVVEIPLEELVSGYRSESLDSDKNRLVIRRSPGDFIRLRFQRDHLVFRPNEAFMLDVVPHELRVSPGSNVRCVMRLYSARSREMIWEQVQTLRSDALGRLAAWERCLAKIPEVEGVYDLRIALSNRRLSSPLSGDKPIAKRQLQLVVVASGTPARTEEEPRRLILDLDPTQKNWWERLTRLPQWTLLPGLRSEGPLGNVKASRITRDGRTWTSLPESSWQAYPLPIDEVGAEHELEIDFPGNHSQSFVVSIIEPNPAGKVIPVGLDSGVHISQEDVSGVAVKPKLVNQHRLTFWPKTKSPMVLVTNLRDDRSAIFGHLRVHRRASAAVDQRPVQDGRYAFAYFERPLFPECFGATEGLDPETGRSLEDWKTFFDGGQRMVRHVKRSGYNGLVMTCVSEGSALYPSRLLQPTPKHDRGAFFASGQDAVRKDVLEMLFRICDREGIQLVPAVEFATPLPELEELRWHAQDEKLGLDLVDENGMSWIETHGSKRGKAPYYNPLDEEVQQAMLAVIKEIAARYSNHPSFGGVSITMTPDGYTQFPDANWGLDSNTLGDFQSQTLGESLGNSSIRKIVDDAGIREKWLAYRAGRLTKFYQQMSTELQRYRPRARLYLAAGRLVESKPVQRAFRPALPRQASVERAMTELGLDARALTASPSIVLLRPELFAWNSPESQVGADIEFNQSEEVDEYFKTSVPGTHFLHDPYRARLPSFDEVSPFGKRNTLVSLVAQISPVGDANRQRFIRSLATRDTRVIFEGGWMLPLGQEESVNRFLSVFQHLPDEPFEDVVLESQQIQPLRVRRLVKNSETYFYVINESPWQIGATLSFRSRRTVQFEALGRARVEAIKQEGDQINWNLMLSPFDIVAVKADAVLTVEDAAVTLPPDVMPGLKNRVEDLVSRAAHLRDPPSLRLLKNPSFESAITTTGDITGWSTASAAFHVKVDASNAFDGQQLLSVATARKTRMILSDPIDPPESGRLSVAIRAKVADLKQQPQIRLVLRANEQTYYPWAPIGANHPNRSLNGEWKQFVFRVSHLPRIGEQLKIGIEVSGKGVVMIDDVQLFDILALDDREVKVLANLVTFMDYLRENGMVSDCLRRLGGYWPQYLLNNVPLDVQELAERPVRELPQEIPAETGSESPKTWDRVKRFVPRWNRF, encoded by the coding sequence ATGGCGGTGTTTGCGCTAAGCTGTGCCAGGATCTGGCAAAAGCTGTTGCTACCGATAGTGATCGTAGGCTGCTGCGCCCATGGTGTCTTAGCGGACACTGATTTGAGACTTCACATTGCTTGGGGAGGTGGAGTCGAGCGACAGTGGGGCGGGCGTGTGATGTTGGTGGATGGCGGCACAATGCGTGATCTGAGTCTGTTAGGAATGGATGCGGATGAGCCAGGAACGATAACGCAGCGTGGGCAACAGCTTCTCATTTCACAACGTCGAAACCGTAATTATGACGGGCTTGAAATCACGGTCACTGCTCCACTCACCTCCAAGTTGCGAGTGGAATTGTTGGCGGCGGGCGAGCGGACGGCTCGCGTCGTCGAGATTCCGTTGGAGGAATTGGTCTCGGGTTACCGCAGTGAGTCATTGGATTCCGACAAGAATCGCCTCGTGATTCGACGTTCGCCGGGTGACTTCATACGGCTTCGTTTTCAGAGGGATCATTTGGTTTTTAGACCGAATGAAGCCTTTATGTTAGACGTTGTACCGCATGAATTGCGAGTTTCTCCGGGATCGAACGTCCGCTGTGTTATGCGACTTTATTCGGCTCGCAGTCGCGAGATGATATGGGAACAAGTTCAGACTCTTCGGTCAGATGCCCTTGGTAGATTGGCTGCTTGGGAGCGTTGTTTGGCTAAGATTCCAGAGGTTGAAGGTGTTTATGATCTAAGGATTGCCTTGTCCAATCGTCGGCTAAGTTCCCCCTTGTCGGGCGACAAACCAATTGCAAAGAGGCAGCTTCAACTTGTTGTGGTTGCGAGTGGCACACCAGCGAGGACCGAAGAAGAGCCGCGCCGCTTAATCTTGGATCTGGACCCGACACAAAAGAATTGGTGGGAGCGATTGACACGGCTTCCCCAATGGACGCTGCTGCCCGGCCTGCGATCGGAAGGGCCCTTGGGGAATGTGAAGGCCAGCCGTATCACCCGAGACGGTCGGACCTGGACTTCCCTGCCGGAATCGAGTTGGCAGGCCTATCCACTACCCATTGATGAGGTGGGTGCTGAGCACGAGCTTGAAATTGATTTTCCCGGCAATCACTCGCAGAGTTTTGTGGTGAGTATCATCGAGCCTAATCCGGCGGGGAAGGTGATTCCTGTCGGACTTGATTCTGGCGTACACATATCCCAAGAGGACGTATCCGGCGTTGCCGTCAAACCCAAGTTAGTCAATCAGCATCGCTTGACATTCTGGCCGAAGACCAAGTCGCCCATGGTCTTAGTCACGAATCTTCGAGATGATCGTTCGGCGATTTTCGGTCATTTGCGAGTGCATCGCCGCGCGAGCGCCGCGGTCGATCAACGACCTGTTCAGGATGGACGTTACGCATTTGCTTATTTCGAGCGTCCACTCTTCCCGGAGTGTTTTGGGGCGACCGAGGGGCTTGATCCGGAGACCGGTCGCAGTTTGGAGGACTGGAAAACGTTTTTTGATGGTGGCCAACGGATGGTGCGCCACGTCAAGCGATCAGGTTACAACGGTTTGGTGATGACCTGTGTGAGTGAAGGCAGTGCGCTTTATCCCAGTCGTTTGCTTCAGCCGACGCCGAAGCATGATCGGGGTGCGTTTTTTGCCAGTGGACAGGATGCGGTCCGCAAAGATGTCTTGGAGATGTTGTTCCGAATCTGCGATCGCGAAGGCATTCAGTTGGTGCCTGCGGTCGAATTTGCGACACCTTTACCCGAGCTCGAAGAATTGCGTTGGCATGCACAGGATGAAAAGCTGGGTCTCGATTTAGTCGATGAAAACGGGATGTCGTGGATTGAAACGCATGGCAGTAAACGTGGAAAGGCGCCGTACTACAATCCGTTGGATGAAGAAGTGCAGCAAGCGATGCTTGCTGTGATCAAAGAGATTGCCGCACGTTACAGCAATCACCCTTCATTTGGTGGAGTCAGTATTACGATGACGCCTGATGGTTACACACAGTTTCCCGACGCCAACTGGGGATTGGATTCCAACACCTTGGGGGATTTTCAAAGCCAGACGCTTGGAGAAAGCCTCGGCAATTCGTCAATTCGGAAGATCGTCGACGACGCCGGGATTCGTGAAAAATGGTTGGCGTATCGGGCGGGTCGACTCACGAAATTTTACCAGCAAATGTCGACGGAATTGCAACGCTATCGGCCACGAGCACGACTCTATTTGGCCGCTGGCCGACTGGTGGAATCCAAGCCCGTGCAACGTGCTTTTCGACCCGCGTTGCCTCGTCAGGCGAGCGTTGAGCGTGCCATGACGGAATTGGGCCTGGATGCTCGTGCCTTGACGGCGTCTCCATCGATCGTTTTGCTCCGGCCTGAATTGTTCGCCTGGAATTCGCCCGAATCCCAGGTTGGCGCCGATATCGAGTTCAATCAATCCGAAGAGGTCGACGAGTACTTCAAGACTTCGGTGCCGGGGACGCATTTTTTGCATGATCCGTACCGCGCAAGGCTTCCTTCCTTTGACGAGGTGAGTCCGTTTGGGAAGCGAAACACCCTGGTTTCCCTCGTCGCGCAAATCTCGCCCGTAGGAGATGCAAATCGTCAGCGTTTCATTCGTTCACTCGCGACTCGGGATACGCGAGTTATTTTTGAAGGTGGTTGGATGCTTCCACTCGGTCAGGAGGAGTCGGTAAATCGATTCCTTTCGGTGTTTCAGCATCTACCTGACGAGCCGTTTGAGGACGTGGTTTTAGAGTCGCAACAAATTCAGCCGTTACGTGTGAGGCGACTTGTGAAGAATAGTGAAACCTATTTTTACGTGATCAATGAGTCACCTTGGCAAATTGGAGCTACCTTAAGTTTTCGTTCTCGCAGGACGGTGCAGTTCGAAGCGTTGGGTCGCGCACGTGTTGAGGCGATCAAGCAGGAAGGTGATCAAATTAATTGGAATCTGATGCTTTCCCCGTTCGATATCGTTGCAGTGAAGGCGGACGCCGTTTTGACCGTTGAAGATGCCGCCGTCACCTTGCCCCCCGACGTGATGCCCGGCCTGAAAAACCGCGTTGAAGATTTGGTGTCGCGTGCGGCTCATTTGCGGGACCCACCTTCTTTGCGATTGTTGAAAAATCCGAGTTTCGAATCGGCCATCACGACGACGGGCGATATCACCGGTTGGTCAACTGCGTCGGCCGCTTTTCATGTTAAAGTCGATGCGTCGAATGCGTTTGATGGGCAGCAGTTGTTGTCCGTTGCGACAGCCCGAAAAACACGCATGATCTTGAGCGATCCAATCGACCCTCCTGAGTCCGGACGTCTTTCTGTCGCCATACGTGCCAAGGTCGCAGACTTGAAGCAACAGCCCCAGATTCGTTTGGTGCTACGCGCCAACGAACAAACTTACTACCCCTGGGCGCCGATCGGTGCCAATCATCCCAATCGGAGTCTCAACGGGGAATGGAAGCAGTTCGTCTTTCGTGTCAGTCACCTGCCGCGGATTGGAGAACAGCTCAAAATCGGTATCGAAGTTAGCGGTAAGGGCGTGGTGATGATCGATGATGTACAGCTCTTCGATATCTTGGCGTTAGACGACCGAGAGGTGAAGGTGTTGGCGAATCTTGTGACCTTTATGGATTATCTGCGCGAAAATGGCATGGTCAGTGATTGCTTGCGTCGACTCGGTGGATACTGGCCGCAATATTTATTGAACAACGTGCCTCTTGACGTGCAAGAACTAGCAGAACGTCCTGTTCGTGAATTGCCCCAGGAAATCCCGGCAGAAACCGGCTCAGAATCGCCGAAAACCTGGGATCGTGTCAAACGATTTGTACCGAGGTGGAATCGTTTCTAA
- a CDS encoding alpha/beta fold hydrolase: protein MMSDTNLLIDGPPQAELTLVLAHGAGAAMDSPFMQFFAEQLAKHGYRVVRFEFPYMARRRTSGKRSPPNRAPILEQTWQDIIHRLEPSSLVIGGKSLGGRIASMVADDNRIQGVICLGYPFHPPGKPDRLRIDHLQEQQTPTLILQGTRDPFGRESEVSDYPLAKSVRVEWLEDGDHSFKPRKSSGRTEEQNWRMAVAAIDNFCRQL, encoded by the coding sequence ATGATGTCTGACACAAACCTCTTGATCGATGGCCCTCCACAAGCCGAATTGACGCTTGTCCTCGCTCACGGTGCGGGCGCGGCAATGGATAGCCCATTCATGCAGTTCTTTGCGGAGCAGCTTGCAAAGCACGGCTACCGCGTTGTCCGCTTCGAGTTTCCGTATATGGCAAGGCGTCGCACGAGCGGTAAACGCAGTCCACCCAATCGAGCTCCGATCTTGGAACAAACCTGGCAGGATATCATCCACCGATTGGAACCAAGCTCGCTCGTCATCGGTGGAAAATCACTGGGCGGTCGAATCGCCAGCATGGTCGCCGACGACAACCGCATTCAAGGCGTGATTTGTCTCGGCTATCCTTTTCATCCACCCGGCAAACCTGACCGGTTGCGAATTGATCACCTACAAGAGCAGCAAACTCCTACTCTGATCTTGCAGGGTACACGAGATCCATTTGGTCGGGAGTCGGAAGTATCTGACTATCCACTCGCGAAATCAGTGCGAGTGGAATGGCTTGAAGATGGTGACCACAGTTTCAAACCCCGCAAATCGTCCGGACGAACCGAGGAACAAAACTGGCGAATGGCCGTAGCCGCCATCGATAACTTCTGCCGCCAATTATGA
- a CDS encoding Gfo/Idh/MocA family oxidoreductase, protein MSEKSGFSRRTFMAAASATGAAAAATKWTAKSYGNILGANDRIRIGFIGAGGMGSNHLNAIAKLKDQNNLEPIAVADCWKTRAEKGAKTVGATQSSQDYRKVLDIKDIDYVTIATPEHWHSDMTIAAMDAGKAVYCEKPMTHTIPEAQQVIKKQEETKMPLQVGVQAMSDDSYESAGEAIRDGVLGQVVQAQIEYVRRYGEQGPWRQPGLKDDSPKPGDLDWKSWLGHAPQTDWNPHHYFEWRNYSQYSGGIATDLFIHRITRIMKACDLIYPRRVVGMGGIWQWSDGRDLPDNFEMICEYPRGMTVYVLGTMSNRVGIDHVIRGYRGTMYFTPNGWVAKDKDDKVLAEHKKTGGEDIHLHHTNLHNHLRNGEALNCPAPLGLAGVAAVCMANDSWRTGQMMGWDEKRGQVVPANQL, encoded by the coding sequence ATGAGCGAAAAGTCAGGTTTTTCTCGCCGAACATTCATGGCAGCGGCCAGTGCCACCGGAGCAGCCGCGGCGGCCACAAAGTGGACCGCTAAGAGCTACGGCAACATCCTTGGAGCCAACGATCGAATACGAATTGGCTTTATTGGTGCCGGCGGCATGGGATCAAATCACCTGAATGCAATCGCCAAACTGAAGGATCAAAACAATCTGGAACCCATCGCCGTCGCCGATTGCTGGAAGACTCGAGCCGAAAAAGGGGCCAAAACGGTGGGGGCCACTCAGTCCTCACAAGACTATCGCAAGGTACTGGACATCAAAGACATCGACTACGTCACGATCGCGACTCCTGAACATTGGCATAGCGACATGACCATTGCGGCGATGGATGCGGGCAAAGCGGTCTATTGTGAAAAACCGATGACGCACACGATCCCAGAGGCTCAACAGGTCATCAAGAAACAGGAAGAAACAAAAATGCCCCTGCAGGTCGGGGTGCAAGCAATGTCGGACGACAGTTATGAATCGGCCGGAGAGGCAATTCGTGATGGGGTGCTTGGCCAAGTCGTGCAGGCTCAGATCGAATACGTGCGACGTTACGGCGAACAAGGGCCATGGCGACAGCCGGGACTCAAAGACGATAGCCCGAAACCAGGCGACCTCGATTGGAAATCATGGCTTGGCCATGCTCCGCAAACTGACTGGAATCCGCACCACTATTTCGAATGGCGCAACTATTCGCAGTATTCGGGTGGAATTGCCACTGACCTATTCATTCATCGTATCACTCGCATCATGAAGGCCTGTGATCTGATTTACCCTCGCCGAGTTGTCGGCATGGGGGGAATCTGGCAATGGTCAGATGGACGCGACTTGCCAGACAACTTCGAAATGATTTGCGAGTATCCTCGCGGCATGACGGTCTATGTGCTTGGCACGATGAGCAACCGAGTCGGAATTGACCATGTGATTCGTGGGTATCGCGGCACCATGTATTTCACACCGAATGGCTGGGTTGCCAAAGACAAAGACGATAAAGTGTTGGCCGAACACAAAAAGACGGGTGGCGAAGATATTCACCTTCATCACACCAATCTGCACAACCATTTGCGTAATGGAGAAGCATTGAACTGTCCCGCACCGCTGGGGTTGGCGGGCGTCGCTGCCGTTTGCATGGCCAATGACTCTTGGCGAACCGGTCAGATGATGGGCTGGGACGAAAAGCGAGGCCAAGTCGTGCCGGCAAACCAGCTCTAG